TCTGGTCCGGGAGGACCCGCTGCGCGAGCGGCTGCACTTCCTGCTGATCGCCGCGTTGTACCGGGACGGGCAGCGCGCCACCGCCCTGTCGGTCTTCCACGAGATCCGCAAGGCGCTGGCCGAGCAGCTCGGGATCGATCCGGGCCGCGAGGTCCTGGAACTCTACGAGCGCATGCTGCACGACTCCGAGGGACCGACGCGGCCTCCGGTCGCCGGGCCGGACGGAATCGGAGCGGGAGACGCCCCTGCGGATTCGGCGGGCGACGAGGACGAGGCCGCTCCCGCGCCCTTCGTTTCACGCAACGACCTGCCGAGGGACACCCCCGACTTCACCGGGCGAGAAGACCACCTCGAAGAGCTGTTCGCGATCGGCGCGGACGGCGGCGGGCGCGCGGAGGTCTGCGTCATCACCGGAACGGGTGGCGCGGGGAAGACCACCTTGGCCGTGCACGCCGCGCACCGCATGGCCGAGCGTTATCCCGACGCCCAGCTCTTCATCGACCTGCACGGCCACACCGTGGATCAGGATCCGCTGCTGCCCGCGACGGCGTTGAGCAGCCTGCTGCGGGCCGTGGGCGTCAGCCCGGAGGCGATCCCGGAATCCCTGGAGGACCGCGCGGCGCTGTGGAGGGCGACGCTGGCTGACAAGCGGATCCTCGTCGTCCTCGACAACGCGGTGAACTACACCCAGGTGAGCCCGCTGCTCTCGGCGGCTTCCGGGTCGCTCACGCTGGTGACCAGCCGACACGACCTCGCTGGTCTGGGCGGAGCGCGCTACATCTCCCTGGGAATGCTCAGCCACGCCACCGCGGAACGATTCTTCTCGACGGTGCTCGGCCCGGAGCGCACCAAGCGCGAACCCGATGCCCTCGGCCGCGTGGTGAACCTGTGCGGCGGTCTGCCGCTGGCGCTGCGGATCGTCGCCGGCCGGATGCTGACCCGGCCGCAGTGGACGTTCGTCCACGTGGAACAACGGCTGAGCCTGCAGCACCGCAGGTTCCGCGAACTCCGCACGGACGCGCACAGCGTCGAGGCGGTCTTCGAGCTCTCCTACCAGAGCCTGAACAGCGTTCAGCAGGAGGTCTTTCTCCGCCTCGGTCTCGCGATCGGCAACAGCATCGACTTCTACGGCGCCGCCGCGCTGACGGACTCCGACCTTCCCCGGACCGACGACCTCCTCCAGGAGCTCGTCGGTGTCCGCCTGCTGGAGGAGCAGAGCGTCGATCTCTACCGGTTCCACGACCTGATCGGGGCGTACGCGAAGCAGAAGGCCCTGAGGCTCCTCCCCGAAGAGGAGATCGACTCCACCCACCGCCGCATCAGCGACTACTACCTGCACGCCGCGCAGCGGGCGGCGGAATGGCTGGGACCGCGCCGTCATGACTACGCGATCGAACTGGCGGACACGTCCAGGTACAAGGCGGAGATCACCACCCGCTCCGAGGCCGTCGAGTGGTTCGACCGGCACCGGGAGAACCTGGCCGCCGTGGTCGACCACTACGCGCAGAAGGGCAGCGGTCAGCAGGCGTGGCAGCTCGCCGACTCGCTCTGGCGGTTCTACGCGGTCCACGGCCAGACCGAACTGTGGCTGACGACGCACGAGCAGGCGCTGGCGGCGAGCAGGGCGGACAGCGATCATCTGGGCAGTGCGATCACGCTCGTCGGCCTCGGGATCGCGCACTGCCTCTCCGGACGGCTCGACTCCTCCCTGTCTCTTCTGCAGGAGGCGAAGGAGCTCTTCGTCTCCCTGGGCGACCAGTCCGGGGAGATGCGGGCCTTCGCCAATCTGGGCATGGTGTACGAGCGGATGGGGCGCTACGAAGACGCCGAAAAGGTGCTTTCCCGCGCTCTCGATCACGCGATGTCGATTGACGACGCGTCACTCGTGG
This sequence is a window from Spinactinospora alkalitolerans. Protein-coding genes within it:
- a CDS encoding AfsR/SARP family transcriptional regulator; its protein translation is MSVGGPRQRCVLGALLVELGKEVTVERLVDFLWQDDPPRTARSIIQVQVSHLRQNFPDLIQTTAGGYLARTDPDRVDLHRFRGLAARAQEAEDPAATVGLWDEALSCWRGQPFSGTGSDYLYYTVCQPLLEERWAAVTAWAEAAFGLGGYAELAARLTPLVREDPLRERLHFLLIAALYRDGQRATALSVFHEIRKALAEQLGIDPGREVLELYERMLHDSEGPTRPPVAGPDGIGAGDAPADSAGDEDEAAPAPFVSRNDLPRDTPDFTGREDHLEELFAIGADGGGRAEVCVITGTGGAGKTTLAVHAAHRMAERYPDAQLFIDLHGHTVDQDPLLPATALSSLLRAVGVSPEAIPESLEDRAALWRATLADKRILVVLDNAVNYTQVSPLLSAASGSLTLVTSRHDLAGLGGARYISLGMLSHATAERFFSTVLGPERTKREPDALGRVVNLCGGLPLALRIVAGRMLTRPQWTFVHVEQRLSLQHRRFRELRTDAHSVEAVFELSYQSLNSVQQEVFLRLGLAIGNSIDFYGAAALTDSDLPRTDDLLQELVGVRLLEEQSVDLYRFHDLIGAYAKQKALRLLPEEEIDSTHRRISDYYLHAAQRAAEWLGPRRHDYAIELADTSRYKAEITTRSEAVEWFDRHRENLAAVVDHYAQKGSGQQAWQLADSLWRFYAVHGQTELWLTTHEQALAASRADSDHLGSAITLVGLGIAHCLSGRLDSSLSLLQEAKELFVSLGDQSGEMRAFANLGMVYERMGRYEDAEKVLSRALDHAMSIDDASLVALQRSNLGAIHHALGNYHEAIVHCEAALEIRLDGDSREIQASALRGLGEANMRLGKYNLALGQLENALKVFLAMEDSAGEIYTRNALGTVFREMGDFESALAAHGAALELGEKTAQRSAEAEVLNELGVTYARAGRYAEARSSLDEALRLARERHERYAEASALFGLSRLPAGAAPDDVAGMLATAAEIFTELGVPEAREAAAALEALGG